In Streptomyces puniciscabiei, a single genomic region encodes these proteins:
- a CDS encoding amino acid permease codes for MPSSTTTETPPQQQDGASLSHGLKQRHLSMIALGGVIGAGLFVGSGAGIAAAGPSIVLAYTLSGLLVMLVMRMLGEMSAAYPSSGSFSAHAERAIGPWAGFAAGWSFWVLLCTAVGLEGIGAAKIVQGWLPGTPQWMWVALFMVVFCGANLAAVKNFGEFEFWFAALKVGAISLFLILGALAVAGVLPGTDSPGTSHLTHFFPHGSEGLIIGLLASVFSYGGMETVTIAAAESENPVKGVASAVRTAMWRIALFYIGSMAVVVTLVPWDSKAVVEKGPYVATLDHLGIPGAGQLMKVVILVALLSAMNANIYGSSRIAYSLVERGQGPRTLIRLSGGVPRIAVLTSCFFGFVCVLLSYWSPDRVFPWLLNMIGAVILVVWIFIAVSQLLLRRRIERETPEKLVVRMWAFPWLTWVALAGMVAIFVLMAREPDTRVQLYSTGGMTLFLAVVGYLWQRARAGR; via the coding sequence ATGCCCAGCAGTACGACCACCGAGACGCCACCCCAGCAGCAGGACGGCGCCTCCCTCTCCCACGGCCTCAAGCAGCGCCATCTGTCGATGATCGCCCTGGGCGGCGTCATCGGCGCGGGCCTGTTCGTCGGCTCCGGCGCGGGCATCGCCGCCGCAGGTCCGTCCATCGTCCTCGCGTACACGCTCTCCGGCCTGCTGGTGATGCTGGTGATGCGGATGCTGGGTGAGATGTCGGCCGCCTACCCGTCGTCGGGCTCCTTCTCCGCGCACGCCGAGCGGGCGATCGGCCCGTGGGCGGGCTTCGCCGCCGGCTGGTCCTTCTGGGTGCTGCTGTGCACGGCCGTCGGCCTGGAGGGCATCGGCGCCGCGAAGATCGTCCAGGGCTGGCTGCCCGGCACCCCGCAGTGGATGTGGGTGGCCCTGTTCATGGTGGTGTTCTGCGGCGCGAACCTGGCCGCGGTGAAGAACTTCGGCGAGTTCGAGTTCTGGTTCGCCGCGCTGAAGGTGGGCGCGATCAGCCTGTTCCTGATCCTGGGCGCCCTGGCCGTCGCGGGCGTCCTGCCCGGCACGGACTCCCCCGGCACCTCGCACCTCACCCACTTCTTCCCGCACGGCAGCGAGGGCCTGATCATCGGCCTGCTCGCGTCCGTCTTCTCCTACGGCGGCATGGAGACGGTCACCATCGCCGCGGCCGAGTCGGAGAACCCGGTCAAGGGCGTGGCCTCCGCCGTCCGTACGGCGATGTGGCGCATCGCCCTGTTCTACATCGGCTCCATGGCGGTCGTCGTCACCCTGGTCCCGTGGGACTCCAAGGCGGTCGTCGAGAAGGGCCCGTACGTCGCCACGCTCGACCACCTCGGCATCCCCGGCGCCGGCCAGCTGATGAAGGTGGTCATCCTGGTCGCCCTGCTGTCCGCGATGAACGCCAACATCTACGGCTCCTCGCGCATCGCCTACTCGCTGGTCGAGCGCGGCCAGGGCCCGAGGACGCTGATCAGGCTGTCCGGCGGGGTTCCCCGCATCGCCGTACTCACCTCCTGCTTCTTCGGTTTCGTCTGCGTGCTGCTCAGCTACTGGAGCCCGGACCGGGTCTTCCCCTGGCTGCTGAACATGATCGGCGCGGTCATCCTGGTCGTCTGGATCTTCATCGCGGTCTCCCAGCTGCTGCTGCGCCGCCGTATCGAGCGCGAGACCCCCGAGAAGCTGGTCGTGCGCATGTGGGCGTTCCCCTGGCTGACCTGGGTCGCGCTGGCCGGCATGGTGGCGATCTTCGTCCTGATGGCCCGCGAGCCGGACACCCGCGTCCAGCTCTACTCCACCGGCGGCATGACCCTGTTCCTGGCGGTCGTGGGCTACCTCTGGCAGCGGGCCCGCGCCGGTCGCTGA
- a CDS encoding TauD/TfdA dioxygenase family protein — translation MSIEITKVTARIGARVSGVDITRPLAPEEVTAIREALNVHKALVFDAGSLDDAGQQAFARHFGDLTTAHPTVGAVDGAPNVLPVDSERGRANHWHTDVTFVLNPPQASTLRSITVPPYGGETLIANAAAAYRDLPEPLRRLADTLWAEHTNDYDYAVPDEEIDEEQAAQRAQFTSIRYRTAHPVVRVHPLTGERGLFIGGFAQRIVGLSVGESRKILDLFQAYITRPENILRHRWAENELVLFDNRITQHYAIDNYDGRPRRLHRVTVAGDVPVGIEGKESYSIEGDASHYTPVLAAA, via the coding sequence ATGTCCATCGAGATCACCAAGGTCACCGCTCGCATCGGCGCCCGTGTCTCCGGCGTCGACATCACCAGGCCGCTCGCGCCGGAGGAGGTCACCGCGATCCGCGAGGCCCTCAACGTCCACAAGGCGCTCGTCTTCGACGCGGGCAGCCTGGACGACGCCGGACAGCAGGCCTTCGCCCGCCACTTCGGCGACCTGACCACCGCGCACCCGACGGTCGGCGCGGTCGACGGCGCGCCGAACGTGCTGCCCGTGGACAGCGAGCGGGGCCGCGCCAACCACTGGCACACCGATGTGACCTTCGTGCTCAACCCGCCGCAGGCCAGCACCCTGCGCTCGATCACCGTCCCGCCGTACGGCGGCGAGACCCTGATCGCCAACGCGGCCGCCGCCTACCGGGACCTGCCCGAGCCGCTGCGCCGCCTGGCCGACACCCTGTGGGCCGAGCACACCAACGACTACGACTACGCCGTACCGGACGAGGAGATCGACGAGGAGCAGGCCGCCCAGCGCGCCCAGTTCACCTCCATCCGGTACCGCACCGCGCACCCGGTGGTCCGGGTGCACCCGCTGACCGGGGAGCGGGGTCTGTTCATCGGCGGGTTCGCGCAGCGGATCGTGGGCCTGTCGGTCGGCGAGTCCCGCAAGATCCTGGACCTGTTCCAGGCGTACATCACCCGGCCGGAGAACATCCTGCGCCACCGCTGGGCGGAGAACGAGCTGGTGCTCTTCGACAACCGGATCACCCAGCACTACGCCATCGACAACTACGACGGACGGCCGCGCCGGCTGCACCGGGTGACCGTCGCCGGTGACGTGCCGGTCGGCATCGAGGGCAAGGAGAGCTACTCGATCGAGGGCGACGCCTCGCACTACACGCCGGTGCTCGCGGCGGCGTAA